The following are encoded together in the Triticum dicoccoides isolate Atlit2015 ecotype Zavitan chromosome 6B, WEW_v2.0, whole genome shotgun sequence genome:
- the LOC119323683 gene encoding beta-amylase 8-like isoform X1: protein MATKHPHGDADPSTSPPPPPSRRPRGFASASNPPAPPPPGRRRGEREREREKERTKLRERQRRAITSRMLAGLRQHGNFPLPARADMNDVLAALARAAGWTVHPDGTTFLSSPQPPLPPPAQFQGAFQATSLETPVFTNSLNSYAIGTPLDSQASALQTDDSLSPSSLDSVVVAEQSIKNESYGNSSSANSLNCMGSDQLLRASAVWAGDFTKTPYIPVYASLSMGIINCYCQLVDPEAVRAELRHLKSLNVDGVVVDCWWGIVEAWTPQKYEWSGYRDLFGIIKEFKLKVQVVLSFHGSGECGSGGVLIALPRWVLEIAQENQDIFFTDREGRRNTECLSWGIDKERVLRGRTGIEVYFDFMRSFHMEFRSLSEEGLISAIEVGLGASGELRYPSCPEKMGWRYPGIGEFQCYDRYMQKNLRQSALTRGHLFWARGPDNAGYYNSRSHETGFFCDGGDYDSYYGRFFLNWYSGILIDHVDQVLSLATLAFDGAAIVVKIPSIYWWYRTASHAAELTAGFYNPTNRDGYSPVFRMLKKHSIILKVVCYGPEFTVQENGEAFADPEGLTWQVMNAAWDHGLSVSVESSLPCLDVDMYSRILDTAKPRNDPDRHHLSFFAYRQRTPFLLQRDACFSELETFVKCMHGEATQNFVD, encoded by the exons ATGGCCACGAAGCATCCCCACGGGGACGCCGATCCGTCCACCTCGCCTCCCCCGCCCCCGAGCCGCCGCCCGCGCGGCTTCGCCTCCGCCTCcaaccctccggcgcctcctcccccggggcggcggcgcggcgagcgggAGAGGGAGCGGGAGAAGGAGCGGACGAAGCTGCGGGAGCGGCAACGGCGCGCCATCACGAGCCGCATGCTGGCCGGGCTGCGGCAGCACGGCAACTTCCCCCTCCCCGCCCGCGCCGACATGAACGAcgtcctcgccgccctcgcccgcgCTGCCGGGTGGACCGTCCACCCCGACGGCAccaccttcctctcctctcccCAGCCCCCTCTCCCTCCCCCCGCCCAATTC CAGGGTGCTTTCCAGGCTACTTCTCTGGAAACCCCAGTTTTTACCAACTCTCTGAACAGCTACGCCATTGGGACGCCATTAGATTCCCAGGCTTCAGCCCTACAAACAGATGATAGCCTGTCACCATCGTCATTGGATTCAGTGGTGGTGGCAGAGCAAAGCATAAAGAATGAGAGCTATGGGAATTCAAGTTCAGCCAATTCTTTGAATTGCATGGGAAGTGATCAG CTATTGAGAGCATCAGCAGTATGGGCGGGTGATTTCACGAAAACTCCATATATACCAGTGTACGCCTCTTTGTCT ATGGGCATTATCAATTGTTATTGCCAATTGGTTGATCCTGAGGCTGTACGCGCTGAACTAAGGCATCTGAAGTCTTTGAATGTTGATGGAGTTGTTGTAGACTGTTGGTGGGGGATTGTGGAAGCCTGGACTCCTCAAAAATATGAATGGTCTGGCTACAGGGACCTTTTTGGTATTATTAAAGAGTTCAAGCTAAAAGTTCAG GTTGTATTGTCATTTCATGGGTCTGGGGAGTGTGGATCTGGTGGTGTGTTAATTGCTCTTCCTAGGTGGGTACTGGAAATTGCACAAGAGAACCAAGATATATTTTTCACTGATCGAGAAGGTAGGAGGAATACAGAATGCCTCTCCTGGGGAATTGACAAAGAGCGAGTCCTTCGAGGGAGAACTGGCATCGAG GTTTATTTTGATTTCATGAGGAGCTTTCATATGGAATTCAGAAGCTTATCTGAAGAGGGTCTTATTTCTGCTATTGAGGTTGGATTGGGTGCTTCTGGAGAGCTAAGATACCCTTCGTGTCCAGAAAAAATGGGCTGGAGATATCCTGGTATTGGTGAGTTTCAG TGTTATGACAGGTATATGCAAAAGAACCTACGGCAATCAGCCTTGACACGGGGGCATTTGTTTTGGGCCCGTGGGCCTGATAATGCTGGCTACTATAATTCAAGGTCACATGAGACTGGCTTTTTTTGTGACGGAGGTGATTATGACAGCTACTATGGGCGTTTCTTCCTTAATTGGTATTCTGGAATCCTCATAGATCATGTGGATCAGGTGCTCTCACTTGCTACTCTTGCATTTGATGGAGCAGCAATTGTGGTGAAG ATCCCCTCCATCTATTGGTGGTACAGAACTGCAAGCCATGCTGCAGAGCTTACTGCAGGATTCTACAACCCTACAAATCGAGATGGATACTCTCCAGTTTTCAGAATGCTCAAGAAGCATTCCATAATTCTTAAAGTGGTTTGTTATGGCCCAGAATTTACAGTTCAGGAGAATGGTGAAGCATTTGCTGACCCAGAAGGTTTAACCTGGCAG GTTATGAACGCAGCATGGGATCATGGTCTATCTGTAAGTGTAGAGAGTTCTCTTCCATGTCTTGACGTGGACATGTACTCTCGGATCCTTGACACAGCGAAGCCGAGGAATGATCCTGACCGTCACCATCTCTCATTCTTCGCATACCGTCAGCGAACTCCATTCCTTTTGCAGAGAGATGCGTGCTTCTCAGAGCTTGAGACCTTTGTAAAGTGTATGCACG GGGAGGCTACCCAGAACTTTGTAGATTGA
- the LOC119323683 gene encoding beta-amylase 8-like isoform X2, translated as MATKHPHGDADPSTSPPPPPSRRPRGFASASNPPAPPPPGRRRGEREREREKERTKLRERQRRAITSRMLAGLRQHGNFPLPARADMNDVLAALARAAGWTVHPDGTTFLSSPQPPLPPPAQFGAFQATSLETPVFTNSLNSYAIGTPLDSQASALQTDDSLSPSSLDSVVVAEQSIKNESYGNSSSANSLNCMGSDQLLRASAVWAGDFTKTPYIPVYASLSMGIINCYCQLVDPEAVRAELRHLKSLNVDGVVVDCWWGIVEAWTPQKYEWSGYRDLFGIIKEFKLKVQVVLSFHGSGECGSGGVLIALPRWVLEIAQENQDIFFTDREGRRNTECLSWGIDKERVLRGRTGIEVYFDFMRSFHMEFRSLSEEGLISAIEVGLGASGELRYPSCPEKMGWRYPGIGEFQCYDRYMQKNLRQSALTRGHLFWARGPDNAGYYNSRSHETGFFCDGGDYDSYYGRFFLNWYSGILIDHVDQVLSLATLAFDGAAIVVKIPSIYWWYRTASHAAELTAGFYNPTNRDGYSPVFRMLKKHSIILKVVCYGPEFTVQENGEAFADPEGLTWQVMNAAWDHGLSVSVESSLPCLDVDMYSRILDTAKPRNDPDRHHLSFFAYRQRTPFLLQRDACFSELETFVKCMHGEATQNFVD; from the exons ATGGCCACGAAGCATCCCCACGGGGACGCCGATCCGTCCACCTCGCCTCCCCCGCCCCCGAGCCGCCGCCCGCGCGGCTTCGCCTCCGCCTCcaaccctccggcgcctcctcccccggggcggcggcgcggcgagcgggAGAGGGAGCGGGAGAAGGAGCGGACGAAGCTGCGGGAGCGGCAACGGCGCGCCATCACGAGCCGCATGCTGGCCGGGCTGCGGCAGCACGGCAACTTCCCCCTCCCCGCCCGCGCCGACATGAACGAcgtcctcgccgccctcgcccgcgCTGCCGGGTGGACCGTCCACCCCGACGGCAccaccttcctctcctctcccCAGCCCCCTCTCCCTCCCCCCGCCCAATTC GGTGCTTTCCAGGCTACTTCTCTGGAAACCCCAGTTTTTACCAACTCTCTGAACAGCTACGCCATTGGGACGCCATTAGATTCCCAGGCTTCAGCCCTACAAACAGATGATAGCCTGTCACCATCGTCATTGGATTCAGTGGTGGTGGCAGAGCAAAGCATAAAGAATGAGAGCTATGGGAATTCAAGTTCAGCCAATTCTTTGAATTGCATGGGAAGTGATCAG CTATTGAGAGCATCAGCAGTATGGGCGGGTGATTTCACGAAAACTCCATATATACCAGTGTACGCCTCTTTGTCT ATGGGCATTATCAATTGTTATTGCCAATTGGTTGATCCTGAGGCTGTACGCGCTGAACTAAGGCATCTGAAGTCTTTGAATGTTGATGGAGTTGTTGTAGACTGTTGGTGGGGGATTGTGGAAGCCTGGACTCCTCAAAAATATGAATGGTCTGGCTACAGGGACCTTTTTGGTATTATTAAAGAGTTCAAGCTAAAAGTTCAG GTTGTATTGTCATTTCATGGGTCTGGGGAGTGTGGATCTGGTGGTGTGTTAATTGCTCTTCCTAGGTGGGTACTGGAAATTGCACAAGAGAACCAAGATATATTTTTCACTGATCGAGAAGGTAGGAGGAATACAGAATGCCTCTCCTGGGGAATTGACAAAGAGCGAGTCCTTCGAGGGAGAACTGGCATCGAG GTTTATTTTGATTTCATGAGGAGCTTTCATATGGAATTCAGAAGCTTATCTGAAGAGGGTCTTATTTCTGCTATTGAGGTTGGATTGGGTGCTTCTGGAGAGCTAAGATACCCTTCGTGTCCAGAAAAAATGGGCTGGAGATATCCTGGTATTGGTGAGTTTCAG TGTTATGACAGGTATATGCAAAAGAACCTACGGCAATCAGCCTTGACACGGGGGCATTTGTTTTGGGCCCGTGGGCCTGATAATGCTGGCTACTATAATTCAAGGTCACATGAGACTGGCTTTTTTTGTGACGGAGGTGATTATGACAGCTACTATGGGCGTTTCTTCCTTAATTGGTATTCTGGAATCCTCATAGATCATGTGGATCAGGTGCTCTCACTTGCTACTCTTGCATTTGATGGAGCAGCAATTGTGGTGAAG ATCCCCTCCATCTATTGGTGGTACAGAACTGCAAGCCATGCTGCAGAGCTTACTGCAGGATTCTACAACCCTACAAATCGAGATGGATACTCTCCAGTTTTCAGAATGCTCAAGAAGCATTCCATAATTCTTAAAGTGGTTTGTTATGGCCCAGAATTTACAGTTCAGGAGAATGGTGAAGCATTTGCTGACCCAGAAGGTTTAACCTGGCAG GTTATGAACGCAGCATGGGATCATGGTCTATCTGTAAGTGTAGAGAGTTCTCTTCCATGTCTTGACGTGGACATGTACTCTCGGATCCTTGACACAGCGAAGCCGAGGAATGATCCTGACCGTCACCATCTCTCATTCTTCGCATACCGTCAGCGAACTCCATTCCTTTTGCAGAGAGATGCGTGCTTCTCAGAGCTTGAGACCTTTGTAAAGTGTATGCACG GGGAGGCTACCCAGAACTTTGTAGATTGA